The Culex quinquefasciatus strain JHB chromosome 2, VPISU_Cqui_1.0_pri_paternal, whole genome shotgun sequence genome contains the following window.
TTACTAGCCCTCAATTGATGTAGATTTCCTTATGAGTGCTGCATTAAACCCAAGGCATTGGGGTTGAGATTGATATCGcgcgcaaactgcgcacagtaaaaacaacttttttattaATTCATATTTAAGTTTTATCATAACTTAAATCCTGAATTACTGGAGTAAAAGTTAAATTACACAGTGtttaagttaaacgtttcatgaGATAATAGAACAATtttaaatgaggtcatcggccAAATGTGTTCTTAATGATCCTAACTTTGGTAGTTTATTTTGcacataaattgataaaaaaaatcacgtcaTAAACATACACGACCTTATAAACGTAAATTGccgttaaattttccataaaaaaaatctgttgctttccaacaaaaaaaagtcaaaattgtcaaaattgaaaaaaaatacaaaattgacaaaattgaaaaaaattacaaaattgaccaaattgacaaaaactggagtttttttttttgaaaaggtccaataaacaaatttcaattttgcttttgggtgttttgaaaccgcattgagtcaaatttatcaaacaaacacccaaaagcaaaattgacaaaattggtttattgacctttcaaaaaactgacaaaattgacaaaattgtcaaaattgacaaaattgacaaaattgacaaaattgtcaaaattgacaaaattgtcaaaattgtcaaaattgtcaaaattgtcaaaattgtcaaaattgtcaaaattgtcaaaattgtcaaaattgtcaaaattgtcaaaattgtcaaaattgtcaaaattgtcaaaattgtcaaaattgtcaaaattgacaaaattaacaaaattgacaaaattgacaaaattgacaaaattgacaaaattggcaaaattgacaaaattgacaaaattgacaaaattgacaaaattgacaaaattgacaaaattgacaaaattgacaaaattgacaaaattgacaaaattgacaaaattgacaaaattgacaaaattgacaaaattatctaaattatcaaaattgtcaaaatttttcaaaattgtaaaaaaaatgtcaaaattgtagaaaattgacaaaattgtcaaaattgtcaaattggtAACTCAATTTGGTATTGGTGAGATATGTTTTATGCGCTGattttaatattgattttttattattagctTATTATAAactgaattataaaatttcaattttattgcttggatccaaaaatacatattttccaACACTGAATAAAATCAGTAAACATTGGCTTTTGActtacaaattttgttcaacatgtgaaaaaatgtttaatttacaGAGAGCAGgcaaaatttataattaaatatttaGTTATGCACAACATTTTAGATCAAACTGtcactgaattcctcattaaaTGAATTAAGGGGCATATAAACagcattcaaatcttgattcaaatCAATAATTAGATGCCAGCAAGCTTTTTTGTGCCCTTTAGTTCTCTTATAAATTGCATTTTGCCCTCGATTTTGCCCATTATGAACATCAGTTGGAAAATAATAAAAGGTCCTAATCTCGGTCCTAATAAAACTAGATTATTGttaacctggccatggtcttcgttttctacatacacgaatggtattccggatctataggacccagaaatgttttcggCTGCCAAATTTCGAAattgtaaccgattttggatgtcttggccgcaaatgaaaggctaggatgtctactttctgaacctgaccggcagaaccggttttggacaccgtggccaccgggaacctgctataaccaaaaaaagtcttttttgagGCCCCTACTTTAAGGAACTGTATCTCTGAAACGATTGCACATagcaggttgcttccggttgcatttgacagacaataacctgaattttaagccccagaaaaaataattggtccatagtggccaccggttccggtaacccggaacttccggaaaacttgatttttgcagtttttgacataaaaccgtcaCACGGACCAGTCTCTTGAAAcggattattttgcaaatcattgcagaaggatactacatactacccctgactgtttggtatcggttctggccaactgtggccaatccggaaccggttccagggtaccactaaaacggttccaataattgtcacgctaaaaacccgtcatgttgcatatcaaacttcatgaaattgaaagttatgatcatctgaggtcatgccgatgtcttcTGACCCACCCTGGtgactccggaaccggttaccggtggccactgagggacactatcggaatatgcaatgaaccctatcatccaacgtatcaaacttcatgaaattgaaagttatgaccatctgaggtcatgctgatgtcctctgacccaacctggtcactccggaaccggctaccggtggccactgagggacactatcggaatatgcaatgaaccctatcatccgacgtatcaaacttcataaaattgaaagttatgaccatctgaggtcatgccgatgtcctctgacccaacctggtcactccggaaccggttaccggtcgccactgagggacactatcggaataagcaaagaaccctatcatccgcatatcaaacttcatgaaattgaaagttatgaccatctgaagtcatgccgatgtcctctgacccaacctggtcacttggcgggcacttccggtggccaccggaagttcaTTTTTGGCCAGAATGTGTGTCTTAATAAGTTACACAAAGTCACAAAATTTCAGATCTCTAGGTgtttttggtcaaaagttacaatcaCTTTTATAGTGCtactgggtcctatagacccgaagaccatgcccgggttaagcttatggtacgttcgtttgatggctagttccacactgagtgccgcactcagagctgtcaaagtgtttctttgaagaaactcgcgctagttccgcacgagtatcgccgccatcttggaactgaaactctagtgccgcactcgatattttttcagtttcatgcgagttccacgcacactgaaaatgtcgttcgattgaaccagaactggcaccgacgagtgcggcactcagtgccacaccggctcttcaaacgaacgtaacATTAGTGTCATTCGAGGTGTCATTTTTATTGCGGAAATCAACAAAGCAGCATTAAATCAGGGTTAATGATGTATGTTTTAAGAACCAAAGCTGAGCAAACTCGCATGCGCGTGCACAATCATTCTCGGAAACTTTTTGACATTTCAGACGTTTGGCAGAACCTTCAAATTTCCCATTTGGATTTCAACAGTGCAAAATTTCACTCTCAGCCGCGGTTGCAAAATTGTTTCGCTTGCGGAACGGTTTTTTGTTGGTAAATCTGATTTAATTACTTCCTAATTGTTGTATTTAATCTATTTTAATGTAGTGCAAGTGTTCTTGGTAAGTTGGCTATTGTTAAAAAACCTTTTGAACACAATATCAGTTTACATAACCGGTCAATGTACGAGCTGGCAAAACTTCCCATAACAACTCCAGTTACAGTGCCGGTCGTAAAAGTTTGAACAATCGTTTCTAGATTCCTTCAACCGGATAGGCACCGCTCAACTTCATCGCCATGACGTCGATGACGTTTGGCCAGAAGAAGTTCATCCCGACGGCGCCGGAAAAGGGCAGCTTCCCGCTCGATCACGAGGGCCAGTGCAAGAAGCTGATGCTGTACTACATGCGCTGTCTGCGCACCAACAACGACGACAATTCGGCCTGCCGGCAAGAGTGCCGCGCCTATCTGCAGTGCCGCATGGACCACAATCTGATGGCCAAGGAGGAATTTTCGAAGCTCGGGTTCAGTGAGGAGGGTGAAGGAAAGAATAACTAGAAGActgttttgtgaaattgtgagaagagacttttttgaaaaataaacaatgacCCACCGGAACGTTCTAATTGGTTGCACCGGAAGTGTGGCCACCATCAAGCTTCCCCTGTTAGTGGGGAAACTCCGCTCAACCATTCCCAACGTGGCCATCAAGGTGATTGTGACCGGGCACGCCGATCACTTCTTCTCCCCGGCGGACATTCCGCCGGACGTTCCAGTGCTGCGCGACCAGGATGAATGGGACAGCTGGCGCGACCGGGGCGATCCCGTGCTGCACATCGAGCTGGGCAAGTGGGCCGACCTGTTTGTGGTGGCGCCCCTGGACGCCAACAGTCTGGCGAAGATGGCCGGTGGGCTGTGTGACAATCTGCTGCTGTGCACTGCCCGGGCCTGGGACTTTGGCAAGCCGTTCTTTTTCGCGCCGGCCATGAACACCCGCATGTGGGACCATCCGGTGACGGGGCAGCACGTGCAGGTGCTGCGGTCCTGGGGTTTGCGGGAAATTCCGTGCGTGGCCAAAACGCTCATGTGCGGGGACACGGGGCAAGGGGCGATGGCCGAGGTGGACACGATCGTGGACAAGGTGGCGGCGTGTTTGGTGGCGATGGAGTGCAGGAGGTAGGTGGAaaagggatttttttgttttgagaataaacatttttgtgcaTTATTTATAGGAAACTGAACGTAATTTTGAAAGAAAGTccttaatttttaaactaaagtggagcaaaactattattttactttttttagtgaaaataaaattgtctgagcaataaaataatttttactttttgagaTTTGGCCTAataattaagaaaaatcttAGAATTCCAAAACTCTAAACActctgaaaattttcaaaattttaaacattctgAATATtctaagcattttaaaaattctgaaaattaaaaaaaatctaaacatttgaaaaattaagaaattctaagaattttaaaaatttaaaaatcctaaaaatctaaaagttttaaaaatctaaatatttatatataaaggtgaataaatttcttaaaaatctaaaacattcaaaattctttaaaattcagaaattttttaaaatttaaaaaattcaaaattctgaaaattataaaattttaaaaaatctaaaaatgtaaaaagatctaaaaattttaaaacatttgaaaatgaaaatcatCCAACAgttctgaagatttttttcaatttataataatttcgaaaatctaaaacagcgattctcaacgggggtaccgagcctacttgatttacatggcaggaggtaccagcctagaagaaggttgagaatcgctgatctaaaagattaaatttttttaaatatcgaattttaaaattccaaatgtAGCGACCCTAAGTCGCTCTCCATAAATATTTCACATAGACTACACATAGAATACAATTAttatataaaacttaaaaatgaaaaaaaaatcgaaaattaattttcaaaaaattaaaaaagtcaaaattcagaaacttaaaaaaaatggaaaattctatcagttctaaaatttttacaaaattcataaattctaaaactcaaaaaaactaaaaatttaaaaaagtctaaaaattaaacaaaaacaaaaataaaaaaataaaatttaaaaaattataataaaatttaaaaataatcttaaattgaaaaatttaactaaaaacattctaaaaataaaaagttctaaaattccaaagaaTTGGTTTTTAATTCTAAttattccaaaaatttaaaagacttcataattttaaaaaattctaaacatttcaaaaattttgaaaacttaaaaaagaaaaattaaaagttctgaacattaaaaaaaataaataattctaaaaaattaaaaggttttaaaaattctaaagattttcAGGGTGGTTACACTTTCGCGATTTTCGTGGTTTTCACGGATTTGGAGCGGATTTAGTCAGCGATGGTGCAGATTTCACGGATTTGAAAAAGCtcggcgcggatttcgcggatttgattttggaaaagttgtaaCCACCccaaggttttaaaaaatcttaaaaattctaaatattttaaatgttctaaaaattttaaagatataaatatcctaaaaatgtaaaaattttaagtatgtaaaaattctaaaaatgtaaaaaattcaaaaaataaaaaaaacgaatattttttaaaaatttaaatttttaaaacatataaataattgtaaaagtttcaaaaattctaaaacttctaaaattaaaaaaaaaaatctgaaaaaaccttaaaattgtaaaaatcctaaaaattctacaaattctaaatattatgaaaattctaaaacttatgaaaatcaaaaaaaaaaaaatcttaatccttttaaaaatatgaaatttaaaaaaattagaatttttaaaaaaagtttaaatttttcagaAGTTATAAAAAGATAACattgtaaacaataaaaaaatattctaatatttaaatattttatttaaaaaaatacataaaaatttaaatctacaaataaaaaattgcgaaatttctaattttttaaatctttaaattataagatttaaaataattaattccCGCGGTCCCAAtaggtctttttgaaaaaagtactccagacttgaaattctaaaattctatagctcaaaaagttttaaaacaacataaatttataaatgtcaaaattaactttctaaaattaaaaaaaaaaatattttgtgattgttttttttttttattttgtgattgtataggccattgcaaaatttccttcaaacatttctcagattttttgcacattttgaattttgagaccaCAGatcgaattattttttcataaattcatagattttttaaattgtgtgtaGTACCATAACTTTTccaattctacaattctaaatttaaaaactcaaaacttcaaaacttttttaaatttattaatttcaaattttgcaaacttaattggtttcataaaatttagtaACTTAAAAATTCCAactcttaaacatttttaaattaatgcttTTAAACTTCTAAATCaacaattctcaaatttttatttttaaatttatataaaagtcataatcaataattttaaaaaaatagctattccataattcttaaattttaaaatcaagtagtttcaaaattcaataaattttaattattggtTTTCTAATATTAAACTGTTTAACACAAGTAGTGGCGGAGACTGGATGTGAATAGTGCAAGACCAAAACTATATTACAAGGGGGAAATAGATAATTATAATTGATTGTACAATTCTTAAGGATTGTACAATTACTAAATCTATTGACCTCTGTCAgtctccagctgtctgccgcgcccttttaggcttataacagggtgcgagccctgtttttcagctttgtcagacttttttttttcggagttattggaggttactgtcggatggagattctcttcccctgaggacaccgtgagtgattttgcttgttcgcgtccaaccatccccttttggccctttatacggcagtaatttgaagatgcttcCTTTAGGTCTGAGcgactgtaattctaggcaaccgctacataggtcatccttgtggccctgttggttatcacatcaaatcaaatcaaaataaaagttcTGACATTTTTGGTAACGAAAAAAGAACATTGCGTGCTGTACACCGAAGTGAAAAATgcacttatatttttaaattggtaaaattatgcttaaccttcccttggtatcagggatggaataatcgcaaaataaaatcaattttgcttgcgagctttcttcacccgcgaaagagagaggaggcaaatcaagcaaaagaaaatcgctcccgaatttCGCTAAGAAAATCAttctgttgatgattttttgtgaatttccttgtcagcaccacttaaaattctgtatttcactttgtttacacacgttGCCCATCTacacaaaatgtgacaggtcattttttgacgtgtgacgttacacttgctcaagatcaagatgatgattttttaagattcttttaccgatctttcgtgcgagagaggagagccatgctcctttcggattttttccttgatgatcatccaaagattttcttttgatgatgattattccatcgctgcttggtgttaaaaaaaatcacaggtaAGGTATTGGGgaccttttcgaccccaaactttagaATATCAccaaaaatctagtttttgacCAAATCTGGTTCTCATGGTCTCAAATGAAAGCTTTGAATGTCCCATTTCCGAAATCGACCTGGAAACACTTGGAAACCTGGAACGGTCACTGGTCACTGTGGCAAGCAGGAatctgctacaaccgaaaaatatattttgagaccccaactttgccgacctgtatctccggaaaATTTCAACCAACCAGTCCTATACTTTCACCACAAATATTAATGTCAGAGCCAGTTGACCTACCGGTTCGGGCAATCCGGAACAtccaaaaagttcatgttttactgttttacACGTATATAGAGAGTGACTGTTATGAAAAATAGGTGCacggatttttttctgatttttatttaacctttTTGCCCTCCTCACCTCATTGAGGAAAGGctgtaaaatcactcgaaaaatgaactttttagttagacctcctatacctaccttcatttgtacatatcgactcagaatcaccagctgagcaaatgtctgtgtgtttggctgtatgtagacatgtgtacacgcagaaaaataaggcatatttgaatcaacaaaacattttgttgatttgaaaatctagatttttgttgaatcaacgctaaacgtcgaagcaactttttcaaaacaacaaatgatttttgtggaattgagaaaatcaaggtttgtttcaacgcaaaatcggcgttgtaatattcaacaaaatttttgttgaaacaaacctcgtacaggctgattctacaaaacatttttctgcgtgtaccgaatcaatgtcactggaatatctcgtcactgactgagccgatttggaccgtattggcctcattcgattcgttttggggtcccataagtccatattgaaatttttaaaatttagtaaagcGCATCAAATGTTATGCTTAAAAACTGCtgaatataaatttcaaaaatttgcaaaagaggggggtttttgcatgaaaacctgccatattatatatttttagaagggttctgaaatgacctttcttgtggattaagaattttcaagatctgacttacctatctaaaattacaagcagtttgaaaattgttttgaattgaCATAATCTCAATCTATTTCTCCGGTGTATGtacaatcttgacaaaaagtctgtaggaagtctgtttttttttaactcatcacttatttttattaggacctctttggtgctgcgatcacgttaggggcgatccataaaccatgtggaaacTTTAgggggggttggaatcactctataactgagaggaaggcaccaaccacctaaaggtggattaagtaacgtgtttctaaatagtcctcatctatagctacaactttgccgaagacaccaaattaatcaaaaagTGTGTTTTTAACCAATCCAATATCCGTAGGCCGGCTaccaaattaatcaaaaagtccttcaaaaattacagatttacgaatgttacgtaccattttgtatgaacagctgccaacattgtaAGACGACTTTAATGGGTgaatcaatttcacaaaattacttctttggtcatagggaaggcccctacaaagttaatataagtaaaatccatttccgggtttGATGGAGAAATACTCAGGTCGGTTTCAATTCTATAAAAATTGAATCaaacaatcaatcaaaaattaaaaatatgaaaatttgcaacacaaaaaaatcttggtaataaaaaattaaacatttcaaacttcataacattaaaattttaaaatttcaaaacgaaataaactttgaaaaatatttgaaacgagcaaatttaaaaaaactgaaagctaatgtttaataatattaaaatttaaaaacaattaactTTTCGAGtgaaaaatttaagcaaaacttAAGGATTCGGATAATGGAGTCTGAACTGTACTCGATTATTTTCAGACTTGGCCAATATATCAGTGTTGTAAAAGAATACTATGTATAAATTATTATAAATGTTTTAAGTTCATAACTATGAAAATGTAATCATAAACGAGACTAAAATACTACAGAGGCAAGAGATATTTGAATGCGTTGAAAATGGACCGTTGGAATTTAGTGATCCACAATCTACGTTTCagaagtgagcaattctctgagatttcggtcattcgatttttttgtattttttaatccggctgaaacttttttggtgcattcggtatgcccaaagaagccattttgcatcattagtttgtccatataattttccatacaaatttggcagctgtccatacaaaaatgatatgtgaaaattcaaaaatctgtatcttttgaagtcatttttgatcgatttggtgtctatttttgaaaaaatatgtttgaaaagctgagaaaattctctatattttgctttttcggactttgttgatacgacccttagttgccgcgcaaaggttaaaaaacaggaaaattgatgttttcttagtctcacccaaacaacccaccattt
Protein-coding sequences here:
- the LOC6054437 gene encoding cytochrome c oxidase assembly protein COX19 encodes the protein MTSMTFGQKKFIPTAPEKGSFPLDHEGQCKKLMLYYMRCLRTNNDDNSACRQECRAYLQCRMDHNLMAKEEFSKLGFSEEGEGKNN
- the LOC6054435 gene encoding phosphopantothenoylcysteine decarboxylase — its product is MTHRNVLIGCTGSVATIKLPLLVGKLRSTIPNVAIKVIVTGHADHFFSPADIPPDVPVLRDQDEWDSWRDRGDPVLHIELGKWADLFVVAPLDANSLAKMAGGLCDNLLLCTARAWDFGKPFFFAPAMNTRMWDHPVTGQHVQVLRSWGLREIPCVAKTLMCGDTGQGAMAEVDTIVDKVAACLVAMECRR